AAATGGACAGGCTGAAAATACACACTATTAATCAGATAAACAGCCAAGGAGCCCATGGTAATTCTGCAGGACCTACAGAGATTCAATGCACAGGGGGAAGAATCAAAAGTTGTGCACTCCTCAAAGCTGGCCCCCATAAAAATATGGCAGAAATagagccattgttgaaagaaagccaaaagaagTTGTTGAAATCCAGTTTGCGGTTTGCCACAAGATATGTAGGATACATGgccaacattttaaagaatgtgctctggtcagatgcgACCAAAGATTAGCTTTTTGTTCAGCATTGAAAATGCTACATGTGAATAAAAACTAACTTGTtgggatggttttcttcattATGGACGAAGAAGCGGAttagagttgatgagaagatagaTTAAGTTAAATACAGGCCAGTCCTGGAAGGATACCTGTTAGATGCTACAAAAGACATGAAACTAGGGCAGAGGTTcatgttccagcaggacagggAACTAATTATTTTTAGGATAATAGTGTCCTAGACAGCTTCATATTGGTCTCTCACTCATTTATTAATGTCACCTTTAAAAGTCAACTCATAAAACCATTCTAAATAGAAAAATGTCCTACATGTATCTCCCGATATAAGAACAAGAAATCCTTCAATATACCAAGACAGTTAAACcacattatttgtttaaaatcaaataCTGTTTAGAAAACGATACATTATAAGTTGAAgtggtttaaataaagaaataattgtAAATGAATCCATCTTGATGCTGCTTAATTTGTGTTGCTTGACCTGAAGACAAAGTCCACCAGTGTAAGTTTACAGGGTTATCTTGAGTTATCTAGAGACTGGTAGTGCTGGATTACGTTGACACATTTGAAGCTGTACACTTTTAAAGCTTTCTGCAAACGGCTCAAGGAATTgattcaattaaaaacaaagactgATTTTTCTGTATATATTCCAGCATTCAGCTACTCAGTGAAAACATCTCGGAAGAAATAGCAGGTATAGGAACATGAGGTGTTGTGACAGCATGGCAGGGACTCCTGGACTTTGGGCTCTTGACTACAACAGTCATCTGACTTCAGTATATATACACGGAAGCAACACTGAGACACAGACACTAACACGGTAAACCCTGAAAGATACACAAGCACCAAAACAGGTGAGAAAAGCACTGCTCTTCAGACTACCTAATTAGAGTGAAATCTAAAATTGTTGATGTTGTTAGTAGCACTTACGAGTTGCTCATTACATATTAATGTCTTTCAGCAGGTCTTAGTCATGAGGGTGTTTGTGTTGCTGGTCGCTTCAGTTCTCTCTGGTAAGTTACTCTTATTTAAATGCAGATTCGagagtaataaaataaacaaggacTGAAAATAACTCTTACTGAAATGTTTATTCTGAAGGCTGCAATGCCAGCTTCTTCTATGCTGATGCTCCAAAGCCACAGCTAGATGTGTTGACTGATGCTTTCTGGGACTACATTGCCAAGGCCACACAGACAGCTGATGATACTCTGGAGATGATTAGGAAATCACCATTTGGACAGGAACTTAAGTAAGTTGCATGACTCCTGATCAGACCCAGAGGGGGAGGTGGAGGAGGGACTCATATTCTGTGACATGTTACACTATCTTAGATGTTCTGACTGTCACTTTTTTTTGGTCATCCAGTGCCCGCTTGACAGAGAGTGCTGACTTAGCCAGCAAGTATGCTGTGACCCTGCAGGAGCAGCTTTCCCCCGCAGCCCAAGACCTGATGAACAAGATCACCACAGAGGCTGACATGTTAAAAAGTCTGCTGACCCAGGAGCTTAGCTCTGTCAGAGACAAACTGGAGCCCTACACCAATAACATGAAGGCCCAGATCCAGCAGAGGGTTGACCAGCTGAAGCAGGAGCTGTCCCCTTACGCCGACTCCTTGGACTCCGAAGCCTTGAGGTCCACCCTGATTCAAAAGAGCGAGGAGCTGAAGATCAGCCTGGAACAAAGCGTGAAGGACCTGCAGGCTCAACTGGGGCCCTACACAGAAGACCTGAAGCAGAAGGTTGACCGACACCTGGAAGAGTTCCGGAAAAGTGTAGCCCCCATGACCGAGAAGGTCCAGGTAGAGCTGAGCCAGAGAGCCAGTCTGGTGAAGCAAATTGTGGCTCCCTATGCTGAGGACCTGAGGGAGAAACTAGACCCTTACGCCCAAGACCTCCAGTCCCAGCTCATGTCTCTCTACGAGTCATTCGTCAAATCCAACTAAGCCATCTTCAAGCACAGCAGACAAAATTAAACACAATCCTGAAAAATGGGTTCCACCACCATATGAAGGATGACAAACGAGACAACAATCTTGTACTGTAAATGAGATCTAACTGTCTGAATATCCATATCcaagttatatttatttttgagtaCTAAAACAAGCAAACCCTGCACTTGTCAACATGTATATATATGCTGTTTATactgtgttgtgaaatgaaacTGTGagcatttttgtaatttctctaagttatctaaaataaaaaatagataaaaaaatataaactttgTCACTCTTTGTATATCTATGACTCTTTAAGAGATAAGCAATAAGAAGACATTTACCCACCcataaatcacagccctgattaGCTACCACAAAGACCTGATGTGTTTTTCCCAAGAGGCAACAAGTACTTTTGACTTCATACCCCATGCCTAAACATGTCTTCAGTTTCGCCTTGAAGTTTCTCCACAGCCACACTATTGTTCTTGCTGATGCTTGCCACGAAAACTTCAGTGTGTTATCACAAAAAGTCTAACTCAAGGACACAACTGTGGGAGAATTTGAGATGAGCAGATTTCTTTTCATGTAAAGCATGTtggtaaaaatatatacatattacatgtactgtatgttttgatgccattttgaaaaagaaacaattcATCAACAATCATAGAAAGCAAGAATTGTGCAATCTCTTTTTTTCTGGTACACTCCCTCACCTTCCTGCAGATGATGCCAACATCCAACGTGGAGGGTTAGAGTCCAGTAATGACAGTGCAAACACAGATTCACATGCAACATGTTTGTTCTCTGATAGCATCAAAACACATATTCCAAAATACGTTTTACAACAATATCGTTGtgatttatgtctttttgaCAGTGTTGACAGAAAAGCTTCATAGTTATCTTTTCATCTATCTTCCTATTACACAAAAAGCCATAATAGTTCATTTTAGGAAGAGTTCATGAACATTTCAACCAAACACACTAATTTGTTTGAGGTTTTGCTATCTCTTTAAACTGTGcaataatctgaaaatgttaGCTCCAGGAAAACTCTAACAAGCAAGTCTAAATGAAACTCTGCAATGGAAAATCTTATCTATCATTTTCATGTTCCAGTCTGTTTTATAACTGATTAGAGCTGTTCATGCTGCCTTATCATTCAATGTGAGGCATTAAGAGCTTGGTTTAAACAACCCCAGCAAAGGCAGTTGAAAAGTTAAAACTCTGCGACATTATGTGAGTTCCCTTGAACATGACATGGCTCGCATACTTGACAGAAATGacagagatttgtttttgttatatggTGGTAATAAGTCATTACTTGTGCATTAGTACTAGTTTTAAAAGCAGCCCAGTGCCAATTTAAGACAAGACGAGGTTTTAGATCAGTGGTTTATAATAGCACTCTAAACTATTTGGCTTGTGTCTCTTTACCTCTGGTTTTACAAGACTTCaaaggaaacaacaaaaaacctgaCAAAACTGCTCCAATTGGAGAGGGGCATAACCAGAAACCCAATTGTGCAGCCTAGTGGCAGTAAAATATGTTGCTGTTTAACGTTTATGAAACCAAAATGACAATTTATTACACAAACAAAGGAGAACTAGAGCAAGGTCATTTGTGAGAAAAGTGAGAAGTGCATAAATACAGTCTTTGAGACTAAAGCATGTTGTGTGTTCTAATAACATACTATTTTTCATACCTTAATCATTTGGTTAATCTtttaacatgaaacaaaaataataaaaacaaagatgtaaaaCAAGGGAGAGATGACACTCTTCCATATGCAGTGACTGCTTCACTGTGGatctgataaaaaaagaaaacgcaCATTTCAAATAGTAcataaagaaatacatttgtaaAGATGCACACTTAGGATGTCAGTATTTTAGGTTTAAATGCCATATATCATCATTTTTATAACTTTTCCTTTTCACCTGTGTTCAAGCTTGTATAACACAATAGTGTGCTACAAGCCAAAATCAAGAAATGTGTATAAAAGCATTAAAGAAGACGTGAGCATAGCTGAGAATGGAGGTAAAAGTTGCCAAAAGGAAAGGATGTTATGTCTGGATTGCTAAACTTGGGTATCAGTGTCACTTTGTGGAATGACTGTTTAtaacaattcaattaaattaaattcagttttatttatatagcaccaattcacaacacatgttgtctcaaggcacttcacaaaagtcaggtacatacattccaattaatcctaacaattgaacagtgcagtcggattcagatatttattcaaattggataaaaagtttttctgtctaaggaaacccagccgattgcatccagtcagtgacttgcagcattccctcctcctggatgagcatgtagagacagtggacagtcactggcgttgactttgcagcaatccctcatactgagcatgcatgcagcgacagcggagaggaaaaactcccttttaacaggaagaaacctccagcagaaccaggctcagtgtgagcggccatctgccacgaccgactgggggtttgagagaacaaaccagagacacaaagagaacacagaagcactgatccaggagtactttctatgggaaggaaaagtaaatgttaatggatgtagctcctttagtcatttcacctagaaagaaagaacagataaactctgagccagttttcaaggttagagtctgaaagagagcacatagagttagtcacagtagaagctcagtcaatttccatgtctaggagagaaaaagggttaaacactaaaagacagggctatgtggatcatcggtagagggtgagcattaagttgttgccagcagaagctcggacaattcccctctccagaaaggggtcacaggcagacacagagccagaccaggtgtagcttctaggcagagaaaagagagaacaaggttaaaagctgaaataacagcaaacaatgcaaaattggagagtagtgtaaCAGTAGTGTaacagaaaactgcaattcTACAGAGTAACATTCTGGCATCATTCAGATTAGATGTTGCAATTTCTGCTCAAGTTCTGATCAGCATTGTTACTCTGATGCTCATGGGCGTTAGCACTTCCATTTATCTAAACAGCTGTGTAACAAGAGTATTTTAGATTAGGGAGCTTTGTTGTGGTTCGGCAAATCTCACCTTTCTCCACTTAATCAGTCTGTGTGATGTAAAGtaggtgtgaaaatgttttcttgatTATTCAACATTCATCTGtaatggaattttcttatcaaagtgtgagagaagttgactcacaacaagagaaaatccagactttgtctttataagttttattcaaaggcattccgcgtttgaatgactctgtcaccgagcaagtcagttaagcagagccacgaacactatttacacacagtat
This genomic stretch from Girardinichthys multiradiatus isolate DD_20200921_A chromosome 3, DD_fGirMul_XY1, whole genome shotgun sequence harbors:
- the LOC124865820 gene encoding apolipoprotein A-IV-like; translated protein: MRVFVLLVASVLSGCNASFFYADAPKPQLDVLTDAFWDYIAKATQTADDTLEMIRKSPFGQELNARLTESADLASKYAVTLQEQLSPAAQDLMNKITTEADMLKSLLTQELSSVRDKLEPYTNNMKAQIQQRVDQLKQELSPYADSLDSEALRSTLIQKSEELKISLEQSVKDLQAQLGPYTEDLKQKVDRHLEEFRKSVAPMTEKVQVELSQRASLVKQIVAPYAEDLREKLDPYAQDLQSQLMSLYESFVKSN